The following is a genomic window from Ethanoligenens harbinense YUAN-3.
GCGCGGCGTTCCAGCTCTCGAGCATGCGGGGCATTTCGGCGGGCGGAAGCTCAATGCGGGCAATGTCGCCGTGATGCCGCACCCGAACCTGTCGAAAGCCCATATCCAGCAGCAGTTGCTCCGCTTCGTCGATGGCGCGCAGCTTTTCCCGGGTGATCTTTTCTCCATATGGAATGCGGGAAGAAAGGCAGGCAAACGACGGTTTGTCCCAAGTGGGCAACCCCAGCTCCCGCGAGAGCGCACGGATCTCCGCTTTGGCCAGCTTTGCCGCGCGCAGGGGGCTATGGATTCCCTGTTCGGCTACGGCTTTCATTCCCGGACGAAAATCGCCTATATCGTCCAGATTGGAACCCTCCGCAATTTCCGCTACGCCGTGCCGGTCCGCCACCGCGCGGATCTTGTGGAACAGCTCGTTTTTGCAGAGATAGCAGCGGTCGGTAGGGTTGTTCTCAAACCCTGCGACATCCAGCTCTTCCGAACGTATGACCTCATGCTGCACGCCGAATGCCTTCGCCAGCGCCACCGCCTCGCGCAGCTCGCGCTCAGGATAAGTCGCGGAGCGCGCCGTAACGGCCAGCACATGGGAGACCCCGAGCGCGTCGCACGCGGA
Proteins encoded in this region:
- the larE gene encoding ATP-dependent sacrificial sulfur transferase LarE; amino-acid sequence: MDSVLQQKREILLRYLQGLGSVAVAFSGGVDSSFLLRSACDALGVSHVLAVTARSATYPERELREAVALAKAFGVQHEVIRSEELDVAGFENNPTDRCYLCKNELFHKIRAVADRHGVAEIAEGSNLDDIGDFRPGMKAVAEQGIHSPLRAAKLAKAEIRALSRELGLPTWDKPSFACLSSRIPYGEKITREKLRAIDEAEQLLLDMGFRQVRVRHHGDIARIELPPAEMPRMLESWNAARVNAAFRRLGFTYVALDLGGYRTGSMNAVLGK